AAATGGAGTTTGCGAAGGAAGTTGCAGACCGTGTTGTGTTTATGGATAAAGGTGTAATTGTTGAGGAGGGGCCCCCTTCAAAGGTGCTAGTAGACCCTGAACACGAACGTACAAAAGAATTTTTAAAACGAACGCTGAAGTAAGTTTTATAGTATTTCAATTTTGTATAAAATAATGCCTAAAAAAGTGAGTCCAGAGCGAAGGACTCACTTTTGCTTATCGTATCCGCACGCAGCGGAAGTCAACAGCTTTTGCAATCATGTTAATAAAATGGAATTTATTTATTGATGTGTTCAGTTGATTGGAGCGGAGGGCGACGACTCCTGCGGGAACGCACAATACGTAAGACGCAACAATCCGCGCGCTAGCGAGGGTTGCGGCTTACGGTGTGCCCGCGGAAAGCGTCCGCACGTAGCGGAAATCAACGGCAATAGACAACTATACTTATTTTCTAGAATTCCATTCTGCATATAAAATGAAGCAAATGGCAAATGCGACCGCGATGATAAAAAACCATTGTGGGACTCCACCGAAACTCATAACAACACCTCGAGTATAGATTTTATAGTATGAAATATGCAAACAATTCGTTATTAAGGACAAAATATAGACTTCTATAGTTTTTTCTCCACAAAAGAGCCAAAATCGTATAAAATAAACAATAGATGTTAGCTAATGGCTAGTAAAGAGAGGTAGAGAATTTATGTTACATTTAAAATGGAAAGATGCACCAACACTTCGTACAGTTACTTGCAAACATACGAACGCATCTAAATATTTAGTATCAAACGTATTAACAGTTGGGAAAGAATATGAAGTGAAAAATGAAACAGAAGAGTTCGTTTTCATTATCGACAACACTGGTAATATTGGTGGTTACTATAAAGAGTATTTCGCATAATAAGATAAAGGGGTGTCTCACATAATTGCTGAGACACCCCTTTATATAATTTAGCGCCCCATAATATTATTCCATCGTTTTTGATTGTTTCATGCCAGCTACATCCTGTTGTAGATGTTGTTTTTCCTTTTCGGTAGCTGTATGTAAAGCAAAAACATCTTGAATGGCCATTTTAAGCTCATGCTGTGTTTCTTTAAATTTCGTTACTTGTTGTTCAAAAGATGGGCTTGTAAATCGTTCATTTGTACGTGCTAATCGTTCTTCTAGCTGCGCATAATGATGATCCATATTCATTGAAAGCATCATTGCTAATTGATTTTTCCAAAGAGGTATAAGTGTGACGATTGAAAACTCGATCTTCTCAGCAAGTGTTTGATTGGCTTGTTGAATCATGCGTATTTGAGGTGCTGTTTGTAATGCTACCTGTTGTGAAACTTGTAAATCATATATACGCTGATCAAGACGTTCAAGTTGCGCCGTGAAATCATTGAGCTGTTGAATAGCGAGCGGTTGTTTAGTCGTTTGTACGATGCTGACTTTTGAAGGTAGCTCAACTTCAATAGCTTGGTGTTTTTTCATCTGTCCAGCTGCAATGGCAGTTGCTAGTTCTTCAAAAAATCCCCGATTATGTGTATATAATTGCTCCAGTAATTCAACGTCTCTTATTAGCTGTAGCTGTGCACGTTCGAGCTGGACACCTATTCGTTCAACCTGAATACTAATTCGTTCAAACTCAGTAAGGGTTTGTTTTACAGTTGGTTCTGTTTTACCGAACATTTTTTTAAAGAAGGAAGGTTTTTTTGGCTCTAGTGCAGCAGGGTCTACACGGTCTAATGTTTGCATTAATGAATCAAGCATCTGTCCAATCTTAGTGACATCCTTATCCTTCACTTGTGCAAGCATGCGATCTGCAAATTGAGAGACGGCGCGTTGAGAGTCTTGGCCTAAAGATAACACTGATTCAAAATTAGTTAGGTCAATTTGACTTGCATATAAAAGTGCTCGACTTTGAGCAAGAGGTGATAGCGTTTCATAGGTAGTCATTGCCTCTTGATTTGACGATCCTAAATAGGTTTGTACAAGAGGTGAGATTCCTGGCAACGATTCTAATGGAGAGATAGAATCTCTGTTAGCTGTCATTTTTCATCGCCTCGCCATTCCAGTTGTTCTTTCCTTCTTAAGTTGGAACGGTTTGCAAATTCAATTTCCATTTGAAGATGATCGATATCGTTTGAAAGTGCATCTTTCAAGTCAATTTGAAATGTAGAATTTAAATCCGATAACGTTTCGCGCGTTTTTGATAATGTCACTTGGATTTCTTTATCTTTGACAGGTTGCTTTGATAGCATTGTATACTTATCAGTTAATTCAACTGCAGAAGGGAGGTGCGCATAAAAAAACGGCTCCACATTGTAAAACTTTTGCGGATCAGTTTTTACAATTTTAACGATATTTTTTGAAATACGAGTCATTTCGAGTAATTGTTTAAAAGCAGAAACTGAACGTACGCGTAAATAGTTTTGACTTAATGTTTGAATATGCTTGTTTGCTGTTGAAAGCTGTAGTTCTATATGTTTGTACTCATCCTTCGAAATACCTGCTATATGCATAACTTTTCTTTTTTGATTATGTTTTAGCAACGTTGTACTCGTTGCATATGTTCCAGCGAACAATAAACCACCAAGGAAGTATCCTGGATTTGCTGCAAACGCTGTAATAGAAACAGTTGATAGAGAAATTAAAAGGCTAGCGGTATGTCTAGAGAAAAACTGTCCTATACTGAGCATAGTTTCTTCCTCCTTGCTTTTCAGTATGTCTATCTTCTAATACGTAATAATCGACATAAAGTTTCATTATTAATAATTGTACTTATATTAATTTTACTGCTGTTTGCTAAGTTTCTCAATGAATACACCTGCGCAAAAGCTCCAAACTTGCCTAATGGTGTACTTATAACCTTTATAGTATGTTCGATTTATAAAAAGACCATTACCAATAGTCCGTTAATCTTAAGTTTTTCTTGCGATTAAAGGGAAGTAGAAAAAAAGAAGCCAGACTTAAACAATGTCCGACTCCATACGTACATAACCTTTTAAATCGTCGTAAAGTTCTAAAGTAAATGAGTTAGAGTCTGCCTGAGGGCTAACACCCTTTTGAACAAATAGTAGAAATTCGTCAATTGCTTTTTTTGAACCTTCTACTTCTACTTCAATTTGCTCTTGTGCATTTAACTTGCAATACCCTTTTAAACCAAGCTCAATTGCTTTTTGTTTAATAAAAAAGCGATAGCCAGTCCCATAAACATCTCCGAAAAATTTAATCAGCGCTCTTTTGTTCACGCTAAAACCTCCCAAAAGTAGTAGAGGGATAATCCCTCCAACTTACTGCATAACACGTTCTTTTTCCAAATAAGTAATTAGGTTATTAATAAAGAATAGAACTCGCTCTGAGGCTTCATCTACCTCTTTTAAATGGTCCTCAGCTTTTTTTATATGACCAGCTTTAAAGGCTTCTGCAGCTAGTTTGGCAGATTGGTGTACTCGTAAGTGATAGCCATCTAATTCACGATAATCCTGTAAATGGCCAAAGCGTTCAACAGTACGAGAAGCAGTATACCATTTACCTAGGCGACATTCCGTATGTGAAGATACATCACTTGGCTGTACTTCTTCTAAACCAAGGAACATATTATAAATACGCCATTTCCATAAAATATGATCAGCTTTCGAAAGCTGTAATAGGGCAATTGAAGAAAGTTGGACATTATTATTCGAAATAATGTCATTACGGAAACGATTAATCTCTTTTCCTAATAAGTGAATATCGCTTGATGTATTAGAACTATAATTGCGAATATCATCTTGAAGGTTAGAAATTTCAATCATTCGGGCAGATACTTCATCAATTGCGGCAGCTTGCTCCTGCGAAATAGCAGCGGTATTTGTAACATCAAGATTAATGCCTTCAATTGCAGAAACAATGGCATTTAACAAAGGTAACGATTCTTTTGCCTCAATTGTTGCTTCTTTAATAATAGAAGTTGTTTCTGTAATAGAATGCGACACTTCATTTGAATAACTTTTTAAATGGTGAACATTTGTAGAAACCTCACTAAGAGCAGTAACGGTGCCTTCAGCCAGCTTACGTACTTCTTGGGCAACAACTGCGAACCCTTTACCATGTTCACCAGCACGAGCAGCTTCAATCGAAGCATTCAATGCTAGTAAATTTGTTTGATCTGCAATTTGGTTTATTAAAGTTACAACGTGTTCAATATCATTTACACGTTTTTGCAACTCAGTAAACGAGTCAACGATCGTTGTAAACGTTTCTTCTGTTTTGAAAATTTCTGATAAAGCATGTTCAATCGCATTTTTTCCTTTAACGGCATGGTCAACTGATTCCGTTGTTTTCTCTGATATATGAGAAGACATTCGGGCTACTTCATTGATCGATGCGGCAATTTCCTCAGTTGCAGCGGTAGATGATTGGATTTCCTCATTTTGTTTGTCTAAGCTATATACTAAATCTTTCATGTACATAATTTTCGCATTGACATCCATTAGTGAAGAAATTTCAGAGACAACGTTTTCAACAATACGCTCTGTTAATACTTCTACAAGTAATTCTTGGTCCACATTGACAGCTGATTGGAAAGATTTCATATACTCAAAAGCTTTGTTTGGTTTTAAACCAAAGTTATGTAAAATATATGTCGTAATATAAAAGGCAAATTGATTGAAAACAACGATTAATTTACCAGGTTCATATTGGTTTTTTCGAAACAAATTATAAAACTTAACTGTTTCATCTACATATTCATCATCACGAGTAGCTAAAAAGAATTGAGTTAAATATTGATTTATATTTTCTTCGCTAATCGTTTGTTGGGAGGAAGGTGAAATCTCACTTAAATAATTATTAAATATTGCATTCATAGAAGGGGTAATATCTTTCAATTTATAAAAGAGTGCTTTTAAATTTTCTTCATCTTGTGAATTAAAGTGATTAAAAGCTAATGTCTTATTGAATCGCCCTGTTGCACTTAAATTTGTTCCACGTTTTAATAATTCATCTAGTTCGGCCTTAGGTCGAATACTTGAAAACATAAAAAAAACCTCCAAAATAAATAATGAATAATAAGGTAATAATAGCATATTGCAGGGTGTTTTAATAGACATTTCAGGAGCGTTTGCTAAAATTAGAATATCTTATTACAGCAAGGAATGTGGCAAATATGTATACAATACTTTACATGAAAGCTGATTATGAGCCTTGGTGGAAATTTGAAGGCTGGGAAGCTTTTATTCAAACGAAAGAAACGTTTGAAACAAAAGAACAATTTGAGCAAGCATTACAACGGAAATTAAATCATTTCCGATCAGCATATGAACATGAGGCGAGTAAGGAAGGTGGATATTGGGCATTTTGGTCTGAAGATGAAAGCTTTTACTGCGAGGCATGTGATGATGATGCACAAGTATATCATGGAATAATGGTATTTGAAGAACAAAGTTAAAGTAATTTTCAAATTAATTAAAAAAACAATTTTCTTTATTTGACAAAATTATGAATGGTGGTATACTTAACTTAACAATTTAATTGCTTCACCGGAAACATGGATTCACATATTACAAAAAGTGATCGCGTTAGTTCGGTACTCTTTGTAATATGTGAATTTTTTTAATTCGTTGAAGAAATTACATATTGTTCACTTTTATTTTTTTGGAGGTTTTTTTACATGAAACAAGGTACAGTAAAATGGTTTAACTCAGAAAAAGGTTTTGGATTCATCGAAGTTGAAGGCGAAAACGACGTATTCGTACACTTCTCAGCTATCCAAGGCGAAGGTTTCAAAACACTTGACGAAGGTCAAAAAGTGGAATTCGAAGTTGTAGATGGCAACCGCGGACCACAAGCTGCTAACGTAACTAAACTTTAATTCTCAGTAATTAAAATTACTTTCGTTAAAAAAAAGCACCCTATAAATATAGGGTGCTTTTTTCTATACATTTCGGCAATTGCAACTTAGCAATTGCTGGTATATTACTATTGACTTACATTATAACAACTCCTTTTTTCCTACAGTTTCGATTAAATTTTTGAATTTTGGGTAATAGGTAAAGAGAGCAGGAGGAGGAAGATCAATGGTGGACTATCAAAACATTCCTAATGAGCAGGAGCAAAAAGATTTTTATCAAAAATTGCGAAAAAAATTGGAACAATTTCTTGTGTCAAAGACGGGGATGAAGCACAAATATGCTGATTATTTGTTGTTCGTTCCTGATATTTTTCATTTATTAGTTAAGATAGTAGCAGACCCTGCTATCGACTCGAAAAGTAAGTCATTAATTGGCGCTACAATTGCATATTTTATTTTCCCAATGGATTTTCTACCAGAAGGTATATTTGGCTTTGGAGGCTTTCTCGATGATATTATGCTGGCCACTTTTGTCCTCAATATGACAATCAATAAATTAGGGCCAGAAGTAATCGAAAAACATTGGACAGGGGATGAAAAATTGCTTGAGCTATTACAGAAAATCACTGAAACGAGCAATCAATACTTAAGTAAAATGCCTGTAAAATCAATATTTACTAAATATATTAAAAATAAATCTAAATAATAATATTATGTAAACTTGACTACTAACATGTAAGACCCCCAAAAAAAAATGGGGGTTTTATTGTAATAATCGAGCTTTTAAATAAACATTTCAAAACTCGAACCTATCGTGGATTTTTTGTGATATAAAATTAAATTATAGTTTGACCTTAACCTCGGTCCCGTCTTGCGCTTTAACATCTACAAGTATAATGCCTTTATAATTTTTCAGTTCATTGACAATAGGTTTAAGTGTTTCTTTATCTATAAGTGGGATAGTAAAGTCTATTTTTTTTCTATCGAAGTGCTCTTTTGTCCATTTGTTTGCAATTTGCTGAACAAACTTTGAAAATAAGATAGAAATAAGGATATTTAAAATTGCATATGGAATTGGAATAGTAAAATTAAAGCCTTTTGTTTTCACTTTTACATGCATCATAAGCAAATCACTACTCAATAATGACTGAAACGGTATCCCCGTTTGCAGATTTAATATCAACAATTTGGCCATCTAATTCATTTTCGATTGCTTCAATTATAAGGTTGATATCTATATCTTTAACGTATTTTTCTGATTGGGGGATACTAGCTGCGATGCTGTGACCAGCCATTAATACTACTTTGACAAGTTTTATTGGTAAATTGACCATGACGTTATCATTTTCGGATGATACAACACGAACTTTTAATGTTTTATCTAAATATTTCGTTGTTTTTTCTAAAAAATTATTTCCTGTATCTTCCTTGTCTTTTAATGCTTGAATAAGTTCTGATCCCTTCTCTGCATCTAGCTTTCCTTCTTGTATCATTGTTAACACTCTTGCAATTTCCTCTTTCATAATAAGTTCCTCCTTATTCTTCTTTTAAGAGCTTTATGGCTTCTTCAGGTGTGATTTCGCCATTTTCCAACATAGTGACAATTTTTTTCTCATCCACTTCATTTTTCTTCTTTTGTACATATCCAAGCGATGAGATGATTTCTGTTAACTTACCTCGAACAGTAGGGTACGAAATCCCTAATTCTTTTTCCACTTCTTTAATATTCCCTCTACATGTTAAAAACACTTCCACAAAATGAAGCTGGTCTTTTGATAGAGAGGCAAGCTTTGATAATTCAAATTCATTTTCAATCGTCGTGTGACAATGAGAGCAATGGAGCTTGGTAATTTTTAATGTTTTATTACAGACAGGACAATTCGTAATTACTTTATAAGCCATATTGAAAATTCCTTTCTTTAATTTAATTCGATTATACAACAAGGTATTAAGGAAATAAATAATAAAATTTAATTTATTTAATTTTATTATTAATAATTTTAATTTTAAGTTTAAGATAATTAATTATAACTTAAATAATTGTGTAGTTATTACTTAAAAAATTGAAGGGAACTTTTATATATGGGACCAGTGCGAAGAAAATAAGTTTGACTGGACACCAAGTAGTGTCCTATAATTAAGGTCACCAATTGGTGTCCTATTTTAGGAGAGGATGATTTTGAACGATAAAGGTCAAGAACGTGATGTTTATGTAGCAGTCGCTGACCCAACAAGACGGAAATTGCTACGTTTGCTATCAGAAGTAGAAGAATTACCTCTTCACGAATTAACAGCACAATTTCAAATGGGTCGGACTGCTGTTTCTAAACATTTGGCTATACTAAAAGAAGCTGGTTTAGTTTCAGATCGTAAAGTTGGTAGAGAAACAAGATATCGATTAAATGCTGCTCCTTTAAGTGAAATTAAGGATTGGGTAAGCCATTACGAAAAGTTTTGGAAAGAAAAAGCGTTACTTTTAAAAAATTTATTAGAGGAGGAATGAAAATGGCAGAATTGTCATTAGATTTTCAGTTCACAAGTTCAATCGAGAAAGTATGGAATGCATTAACGGATTCAGAAACACTTGCAAAATGGATTATGGAAAATGATTTTAAACCAGTTGTAGGACACCGTTTCCAGTTTCGTACACAACCGACAGAATGGTGGAATGGTATTATTGATGGGGAAGTGCTAATAGTTGAAGAACCATACAAATTATCTTATACGTTCGCAAGCGGTGATGAGCATACGGTAACATGGACATTAAAAGAATTAGAAGATGGGAAGGTAAATCTTCATCTTGAGCAAACGGGTATTTCAAGTGCTCAAGCAGTAGAAGGTGCAAGATATGGCTGGTTAAATTGGTTTAACGGCTTTGAAAAAGTGTTAGAGGAATTATAAACCTAACCTCAAATCCTGTTGATTATATGAAGTTAATGTATAAAAAAGCAAACGGCTAAATATTGAACAAAGCCGTTTGCTTTTTTTAATAATTTTTTGTGCTGACCATTACCTTCACTAACATCAAGTTGAAGTTGCTGAATTGAAAAATAGAGAGGATATTACGATGAAAATAAATCATTTAATAGCAAATAATATTAACAATTTAAATGCTCTAATACCGGTAAATCAATCGTTAGGTATTGCTGGTTTGTCTGGGTCTGGTAAAACAACATTTTGTCAAACAATTGGCGAAGAATCGAAAAAACGACTCGTATCCTTATTGCCGAAGGCTGAATATCAGTATTTATTTCCTAATATTATGGAAACGAACTTCAGTGCGATTAATATGGAAGACTTGCCTCTTGTTCTTTTTCTAGGTAGATCATCCATTTCCTCCAATCCACGTTCAACTATTGGCACTCATACTGGCGTGTTTACAGAAATCCGTGTAACGCTAGCAGAAAAATATCAACTTTCTCCAGAGGTTTTTTCTTTTAACAATGTATTAGGATGGTGTCCTGATTGTAAAGGACGCGGGACAACTAAAAATGTTGAATGTAAAAAGTGTAAGGGCAAGCGTTTTAATCAAGAAGTTGAACAATATAAATTGGCTTTAATGGATACAGAGCTCAGTATTTCCGATATCAATGACTTAAGCATTGAAACCATTCTCTCACAAGCGGAAGTTTTAAATATTAGTGAAGGGAAGCAACAAATCCTTCAAAATATTATCAATATGAATGTAGGCTATTTAACATTAAATCGAATAATGGGAACATTGTCAGGTGGAGAGTTAACACGCTTATACTTGGCTGAATTTATGGCGACTAGTGAAAATACCGTTATTATTATCGATGAAATTTCTGTTGGCCTAGATCACCAAACACTTCTGACAATTTTAAAAGAAATTGAGCAATTAGGCTGCAAAAATCAAATTTGGCTCATTGATCATTCGGATACAGTGCTTGACATAACGGATGAGCAACTATTTTTTGGACCAGGTAGTGGAAAATATGGAGGGAAAATTGTTGAACAATCTCCACGCCCTAAACCAATTATTTGGGAACGAAATCATGCAATACCTGAAGAATACTACTCATTTCATGATCTTTACTGTCGTAATATTCAAATGGATCATATTGATATTCCTAAAAATAGACTTGTCACCTTTACTGGAGAGTCTGGATGTGGTAAATCGACACTCGTAAATGTATGTCTGGCCAGTGATTTTCAAAAACGATATCCTAAAGATAAGTTAGTCATGGTGGGGCAAGATCGCAACCAATCGATTACGAGTCGTTCAACTGTTGCAACATTTCTTGATATTAAAAGGAAGCTTACAAAATATAGTGACGATATTGATGATATTTTTCAGCGTTCAATTGAAGATATTATTGAAGAGTTGCCTACCGAGGATATCGCTTTTAAACGCCTAAGTTTATTGATTAAATTAGGACTTGGTTATTTGACGTTGGAGAGAAAAACACAAACATTATCGACAGGAGAATTTCAATGTGTCCATCTTGTTTCGGAGCTATTTGCTAATACAAGAAATCCTCATACACTCTTTATTTTTGACGAGCCTTCAAAAGGACTATCACAAAATATTTTAAACCAATTCATTGATAGTATAAAGGGAATATTACAAGATGCATCTGTCTCCATTATCATGATTGAACATAATCCATATATGCTAGAAAGCTCTGATTTTATCGTTGATTTCGGTAAACGACAGCTAGCGCCTGTTACGCATCTTGATGTTGTCAGTTATGATGACTATCAACATAAACAAAGCCAAGCAGAGACAAAGACCAATTTGCATATAGCTTCGTCCATTAATCAACAAAATGGTATTAATTATGAAAAAGAGAATCCAATTGCTTATTTTAAAAATGCAGAAAACATCTATAAAGGTGGTATTTTAAAAAGTTTATCTTCAATGGCTCGTTTAATTTATGGTGAATATGACTCTGAAACAATAGCTCCTGTGATCGCAATTGATTTAGAACGACA
The genomic region above belongs to Lysinibacillus sp. FSL W8-0992 and contains:
- a CDS encoding DUF6501 family protein, yielding MLHLKWKDAPTLRTVTCKHTNASKYLVSNVLTVGKEYEVKNETEEFVFIIDNTGNIGGYYKEYFA
- a CDS encoding toxic anion resistance protein, translated to MTANRDSISPLESLPGISPLVQTYLGSSNQEAMTTYETLSPLAQSRALLYASQIDLTNFESVLSLGQDSQRAVSQFADRMLAQVKDKDVTKIGQMLDSLMQTLDRVDPAALEPKKPSFFKKMFGKTEPTVKQTLTEFERISIQVERIGVQLERAQLQLIRDVELLEQLYTHNRGFFEELATAIAAGQMKKHQAIEVELPSKVSIVQTTKQPLAIQQLNDFTAQLERLDQRIYDLQVSQQVALQTAPQIRMIQQANQTLAEKIEFSIVTLIPLWKNQLAMMLSMNMDHHYAQLEERLARTNERFTSPSFEQQVTKFKETQHELKMAIQDVFALHTATEKEKQHLQQDVAGMKQSKTME
- a CDS encoding 5-bromo-4-chloroindolyl phosphate hydrolysis family protein codes for the protein MLSIGQFFSRHTASLLISLSTVSITAFAANPGYFLGGLLFAGTYATSTTLLKHNQKRKVMHIAGISKDEYKHIELQLSTANKHIQTLSQNYLRVRSVSAFKQLLEMTRISKNIVKIVKTDPQKFYNVEPFFYAHLPSAVELTDKYTMLSKQPVKDKEIQVTLSKTRETLSDLNSTFQIDLKDALSNDIDHLQMEIEFANRSNLRRKEQLEWRGDEK
- a CDS encoding acylphosphatase, which produces MNKRALIKFFGDVYGTGYRFFIKQKAIELGLKGYCKLNAQEQIEVEVEGSKKAIDEFLLFVQKGVSPQADSNSFTLELYDDLKGYVRMESDIV
- a CDS encoding globin-coupled sensor protein: MFSSIRPKAELDELLKRGTNLSATGRFNKTLAFNHFNSQDEENLKALFYKLKDITPSMNAIFNNYLSEISPSSQQTISEENINQYLTQFFLATRDDEYVDETVKFYNLFRKNQYEPGKLIVVFNQFAFYITTYILHNFGLKPNKAFEYMKSFQSAVNVDQELLVEVLTERIVENVVSEISSLMDVNAKIMYMKDLVYSLDKQNEEIQSSTAATEEIAASINEVARMSSHISEKTTESVDHAVKGKNAIEHALSEIFKTEETFTTIVDSFTELQKRVNDIEHVVTLINQIADQTNLLALNASIEAARAGEHGKGFAVVAQEVRKLAEGTVTALSEVSTNVHHLKSYSNEVSHSITETTSIIKEATIEAKESLPLLNAIVSAIEGINLDVTNTAAISQEQAAAIDEVSARMIEISNLQDDIRNYSSNTSSDIHLLGKEINRFRNDIISNNNVQLSSIALLQLSKADHILWKWRIYNMFLGLEEVQPSDVSSHTECRLGKWYTASRTVERFGHLQDYRELDGYHLRVHQSAKLAAEAFKAGHIKKAEDHLKEVDEASERVLFFINNLITYLEKERVMQ
- a CDS encoding DUF1033 family protein produces the protein MYTILYMKADYEPWWKFEGWEAFIQTKETFETKEQFEQALQRKLNHFRSAYEHEASKEGGYWAFWSEDESFYCEACDDDAQVYHGIMVFEEQS
- a CDS encoding cold-shock protein — protein: MKQGTVKWFNSEKGFGFIEVEGENDVFVHFSAIQGEGFKTLDEGQKVEFEVVDGNRGPQAANVTKL
- a CDS encoding YkvA family protein, whose product is MVDYQNIPNEQEQKDFYQKLRKKLEQFLVSKTGMKHKYADYLLFVPDIFHLLVKIVADPAIDSKSKSLIGATIAYFIFPMDFLPEGIFGFGGFLDDIMLATFVLNMTINKLGPEVIEKHWTGDEKLLELLQKITETSNQYLSKMPVKSIFTKYIKNKSK
- a CDS encoding SHOCT-like domain-containing protein; translation: MKEEIARVLTMIQEGKLDAEKGSELIQALKDKEDTGNNFLEKTTKYLDKTLKVRVVSSENDNVMVNLPIKLVKVVLMAGHSIAASIPQSEKYVKDIDINLIIEAIENELDGQIVDIKSANGDTVSVIIE
- a CDS encoding DUF2089 domain-containing protein; translation: MAYKVITNCPVCNKTLKITKLHCSHCHTTIENEFELSKLASLSKDQLHFVEVFLTCRGNIKEVEKELGISYPTVRGKLTEIISSLGYVQKKKNEVDEKKIVTMLENGEITPEEAIKLLKEE
- a CDS encoding ArsR/SmtB family transcription factor, which translates into the protein MNDKGQERDVYVAVADPTRRKLLRLLSEVEELPLHELTAQFQMGRTAVSKHLAILKEAGLVSDRKVGRETRYRLNAAPLSEIKDWVSHYEKFWKEKALLLKNLLEEE
- a CDS encoding SRPBCC family protein; translation: MKMAELSLDFQFTSSIEKVWNALTDSETLAKWIMENDFKPVVGHRFQFRTQPTEWWNGIIDGEVLIVEEPYKLSYTFASGDEHTVTWTLKELEDGKVNLHLEQTGISSAQAVEGARYGWLNWFNGFEKVLEEL
- a CDS encoding ATP-binding cassette domain-containing protein; this encodes MKINHLIANNINNLNALIPVNQSLGIAGLSGSGKTTFCQTIGEESKKRLVSLLPKAEYQYLFPNIMETNFSAINMEDLPLVLFLGRSSISSNPRSTIGTHTGVFTEIRVTLAEKYQLSPEVFSFNNVLGWCPDCKGRGTTKNVECKKCKGKRFNQEVEQYKLALMDTELSISDINDLSIETILSQAEVLNISEGKQQILQNIINMNVGYLTLNRIMGTLSGGELTRLYLAEFMATSENTVIIIDEISVGLDHQTLLTILKEIEQLGCKNQIWLIDHSDTVLDITDEQLFFGPGSGKYGGKIVEQSPRPKPIIWERNHAIPEEYYSFHDLYCRNIQMDHIDIPKNRLVTFTGESGCGKSTLVNVCLASDFQKRYPKDKLVMVGQDRNQSITSRSTVATFLDIKRKLTKYSDDIDDIFQRSIEDIIEELPTEDIAFKRLSLLIKLGLGYLTLERKTQTLSTGEFQCVHLVSELFANTRNPHTLFIFDEPSKGLSQNILNQFIDSIKGILQDASVSIIMIEHNPYMLESSDFIVDFGKRQLAPVTHLDVVSYDDYQHKQSQAETKTNLHIASSINQQNGINYEKENPIAYFKNAENIYKGGILKSLSSMARLIYGEYDSETIAPVIAIDLERHLYSQYTFLYEIGGLINYIVGAHPSNKDTSSFDFYSQHNHCPCCSGRRVIDKFDFDIVIQDKNASFWDGLLHPDVMAILKFYKFDKLQFIFNEINNELGQDISKSFNDLSEEEKHTFLYGYWEKSFYDKAGKASRTWEGFNHIIGNYIVISKSIIKEQIKESKTKITCPICQGTVLNHRKKLKFGDTDIREIIQLPIDEVMKIVGKLPALEKMKAIVGGNTVLTEDVSLFPRETQVALKMLELELASFANYEMVLQNALPFWDNIRGNIETISMQNRMTICDFANITETRETIIDKYFTNGKYKKLTYVYEAFGYKKIVTSINKIKASHPCPFCKGKKVISEDGLHDGVYKLSVPCVSCYASGINDEGRQQAVEGIDVQTWLTGIVSDVVAESTDAVANIPIFNRIRELNKRDMMAIYECLEQNN